A section of the Enterococcus montenegrensis genome encodes:
- a CDS encoding ABC transporter ATP-binding protein — protein sequence MKLFKIFFKEYHKMFFVTFILMVAQAVGTLLIPYYVAEIIDEGILTQNQGAIWKNGLLMLAIAIITGVVAIAASYYSAILAGRFGYFLRKKLVAKTQKLSLADLDAFGTPTLLARTTSDITNIQQILMMVFQMIVPAPLICLASIVLTGMISWQFIWIPIASITLFSLVALLVIKKAIPLADVMQQRMDKMMQILREFYTGVRVIRAFNKTNDEKKRTDQTFSSYAEVMIAVNKLFAVLNPTVNLVMGLGMTAVLAFGGVFVMQGMVPIGSLTAISEYTVLSLWFLTMAAMVIVMIPKALASLERIGAVLAANEEIVDGDIAEFVLADNKPIVSFKQVDFTYSGAQEPVLSNITFDIFKGVTAIVGGTGSGKSTIAKALLRFKDTAEGEILFGGVPIKNVTQEALRQKISYVPQKAFLFSGTIFDNFLFGNPAATKEQVAKAAEVAQAADFITSLPQKYEAPIAQKGNNFSGGQKQRLSIARALIKPAAVYFFDDSFSALDYQTDAKLRQALKTYLKDAAIVIVAQRLSTIKDADQIIVLDEGKIVGQGTHETLITTCSVYQEFAKSQGMEEKHEHKAG from the coding sequence ATGAAATTATTCAAAATCTTTTTTAAAGAGTATCACAAGATGTTCTTTGTCACCTTCATTTTAATGGTAGCACAAGCAGTTGGAACATTGTTGATTCCTTATTATGTCGCTGAAATTATTGATGAAGGTATTTTGACACAAAACCAAGGAGCAATTTGGAAAAACGGGCTGTTGATGTTAGCAATTGCCATTATCACAGGCGTAGTTGCGATTGCCGCGAGTTATTACTCTGCTATTTTAGCTGGTCGATTTGGTTATTTTTTGAGAAAAAAATTAGTAGCTAAAACCCAGAAATTATCCTTAGCAGATTTGGATGCATTTGGGACGCCAACACTTTTGGCCAGAACCACAAGTGATATTACCAATATTCAACAAATTTTGATGATGGTTTTTCAAATGATTGTGCCAGCACCCCTTATTTGTTTGGCATCAATTGTTTTGACAGGGATGATTTCATGGCAGTTTATTTGGATTCCCATTGCTTCGATCACTTTATTTTCACTTGTAGCACTGCTGGTTATTAAAAAAGCTATTCCTTTAGCAGATGTGATGCAGCAACGAATGGATAAAATGATGCAGATTTTGCGGGAATTTTATACCGGTGTTCGGGTGATTCGTGCGTTTAACAAAACAAATGATGAGAAAAAAAGAACGGATCAAACTTTTAGCAGTTATGCAGAAGTTATGATTGCGGTCAATAAACTTTTTGCAGTGTTAAATCCAACGGTAAATTTAGTGATGGGTTTAGGTATGACAGCTGTTTTAGCCTTTGGTGGTGTTTTTGTGATGCAAGGTATGGTGCCAATCGGCAGTTTAACTGCGATTAGTGAATATACGGTTTTAAGTTTATGGTTTTTGACTATGGCTGCAATGGTAATTGTGATGATACCAAAAGCACTCGCTTCATTAGAGCGGATTGGTGCAGTTTTAGCGGCAAATGAAGAAATCGTGGATGGTGATATAGCCGAATTTGTGCTGGCAGATAATAAACCGATTGTTTCTTTTAAACAGGTTGATTTCACATATAGTGGTGCACAAGAGCCGGTCTTATCTAATATTACCTTTGATATTTTTAAAGGTGTGACGGCAATTGTTGGTGGAACAGGCTCTGGTAAAAGTACAATTGCAAAAGCACTATTGCGCTTTAAAGATACGGCTGAAGGTGAAATCCTCTTTGGTGGAGTGCCGATTAAAAACGTCACGCAAGAAGCATTGCGACAAAAAATCAGTTATGTGCCACAAAAAGCTTTTCTATTTAGTGGTACGATTTTCGATAATTTCCTTTTTGGAAATCCTGCGGCAACAAAAGAGCAAGTGGCTAAAGCCGCTGAAGTTGCCCAAGCCGCTGACTTTATCACTTCTTTGCCACAAAAGTATGAGGCCCCAATTGCTCAAAAAGGAAACAATTTTTCTGGTGGACAAAAACAACGCCTAAGTATTGCACGGGCATTGATTAAACCAGCAGCAGTATATTTCTTTGATGACAGTTTTTCAGCGCTGGATTATCAAACCGATGCTAAATTACGTCAAGCTTTAAAAACGTATTTAAAAGATGCAGCAATTGTGATCGTAGCACAACGCCTTTCGACTATTAAGGATGCGGACCAAATTATCGTATTAGATGAAGGAAAAATTGTGGGTCAAGGTACTCATGAGACGTTAATTACAACTTGCAGCGTTTATCAAGAGTTTGCCAAGTCCCAAGGAATGGAGGAAAAACATGAGCACAAAGCAGGTTGA
- a CDS encoding MerR family DNA-binding transcriptional regulator, whose translation MKKYLTVSEMANYAGISRRTLIYYDQINLFKPAKIGANGYRYYGIEQYFELDVILLLKNLDVSLDEIDTFLKNRNVTAVLAGFKRQKEKVDEEIKKLKRIRNSLDSYITRYTTLENFDLKSIAYTYREAEYFVISDIIENFDDIDALQVYGRFYNSVDSSDLFSGYPIGFLVDGAAFYEENFHAAPYRALVKIPPERLAHYEKQRIIQRPAGYYVSGFMKDEIHYINIFNNRFRNYLKDNNLVLNGDIWELLWQDEAASENPEDQIFEVLIPVRPAN comes from the coding sequence ATGAAAAAATATTTAACCGTAAGTGAAATGGCAAATTATGCCGGCATCAGCCGCCGAACGTTAATTTATTATGATCAAATAAATCTCTTCAAGCCTGCAAAAATTGGCGCAAACGGCTATCGCTATTACGGCATTGAACAGTATTTTGAACTGGACGTTATCTTACTTTTGAAAAATCTTGACGTTTCACTTGATGAAATTGATACTTTTTTGAAAAATAGAAACGTTACTGCTGTTTTAGCTGGTTTCAAACGCCAAAAAGAAAAAGTCGACGAAGAGATAAAAAAACTTAAACGCATTCGTAATTCCCTTGATAGTTATATTACACGCTACACTACCTTAGAAAATTTCGATTTAAAATCAATCGCATATACCTACAGAGAAGCTGAGTATTTTGTAATCTCAGATATTATCGAAAACTTTGATGACATTGATGCTCTGCAAGTCTATGGGCGTTTTTATAATTCTGTTGACAGCAGCGATCTTTTTAGTGGCTATCCGATTGGTTTTTTAGTAGACGGTGCGGCGTTTTATGAAGAAAATTTTCATGCTGCGCCTTATCGTGCCTTAGTTAAAATTCCACCTGAACGCTTAGCCCATTACGAGAAACAACGTATCATACAACGACCAGCCGGTTATTATGTTTCTGGTTTTATGAAAGATGAAATTCATTATATTAATATTTTTAACAATCGCTTTCGTAATTACTTAAAAGATAATAATTTGGTTTTAAATGGCGATATTTGGGAATTGCTTTGGCAAGATGAAGCCGCCTCAGAAAATCCTGAAGATCAAATTTTTGAAGTCTTAATTCCCGTTAGACCAGCTAATTAA
- a CDS encoding class II fructose-bisphosphate aldolase, protein MPVVSAAEFLKAARKGGYAVGGYNTNNLEWTQAILEAAEAKKAPVLIQTSMGAAKYMGGYKLAVNMINDLVESMNITVPVAIHLDHGDYEAALACIEAGYTSVMFDGSHLPFEENLKLAKDVVAKAHAKGISVECEVGSIGGEEDGIIGAGELADIEECKQMVATGIDYLACGIGNIHGVYPENWQGLAFDHLQEIADAVGHDVPLVLHGGSGIPKEQIQKAISMGVSKVNVNTEFQLSFAKATREYIEAGKDQEGKGFDPRKLLAPGKAAIVKDAEEHIDWFGSANKA, encoded by the coding sequence ATGCCAGTAGTATCAGCAGCAGAATTTCTAAAAGCAGCCCGTAAAGGTGGTTACGCTGTCGGCGGTTACAACACAAATAACTTAGAATGGACTCAAGCGATTTTGGAAGCAGCAGAAGCTAAAAAAGCCCCTGTTCTAATCCAAACTTCAATGGGTGCAGCAAAATACATGGGTGGTTACAAATTAGCTGTTAACATGATCAACGACTTAGTTGAATCAATGAATATTACAGTTCCAGTTGCAATCCACTTAGACCATGGTGACTACGAAGCAGCTTTAGCATGTATCGAAGCTGGCTACACTTCAGTTATGTTCGATGGTTCTCATTTACCATTTGAAGAAAACTTGAAATTAGCTAAAGACGTTGTTGCAAAAGCACACGCTAAAGGTATCTCAGTTGAATGTGAAGTTGGTTCAATTGGTGGGGAAGAAGACGGTATCATCGGTGCTGGCGAATTAGCTGACATTGAAGAATGTAAACAAATGGTTGCTACAGGTATCGACTACTTAGCATGTGGTATTGGTAACATCCACGGTGTTTACCCAGAAAACTGGCAAGGTCTTGCATTTGACCACTTACAAGAAATCGCAGATGCTGTTGGTCATGATGTACCATTAGTATTACACGGCGGTTCAGGTATTCCAAAAGAACAAATCCAAAAAGCTATCTCAATGGGTGTTTCTAAAGTTAACGTTAATACTGAATTCCAATTATCATTTGCTAAAGCAACTCGTGAATACATCGAAGCTGGCAAAGATCAAGAAGGTAAAGGCTTTGACCCTCGTAAATTATTAGCACCAGGTAAAGCTGCTATCGTTAAAGATGCTGAAGAACACATTGACTGGTTCGGTTCAGCAAACAAAGCTTAA
- a CDS encoding CTP synthase: MTKYIFVTGGVVSSIGKGIVAASLGRLLKNRGLKVTIQKFDPYINVDPGTMSPYQHGEVFVTDDGAETDLDLGHYERFIDINLNKYSNVTTGKIYSEVLRKERKGEYLGATVQVIPHITNEIKEKIMRAAKLTDSDVIITEVGGTVGDIESLPFLEALRQMKADVGSDNVMYIHTTLIPYLKAAGEMKTKPTQHSVKELRGLGIQPNILVVRTEQPVSQSTKNKLAQFCDVAPEAVIESRDVETLYSIPLALQAQKMDQIVCEHLKLDVPEADMTEWQALEEKVLNLKKTTRIALVGKYVELPDAYISVVEALKHAGFAFDSDIAIDWIQSADVNKDNVAEVLKDADGILVPGGFGDRGVEGKIEAIRYARENDVPFLGICLGMQMACVEFARNVVGLKDANSAETNPDTPNNIIDLMADQENIENMGGTLRLGLYPCKLKKGTKTAAAYNDAEVVQERHRHRYEFNNKYREMFEAEGLVFSGVSPDNRLVEIVELPDKKFFVGCQFHPELISRPTRPQQLIKAFVGAALENQ; this comes from the coding sequence ATGACAAAATATATTTTTGTAACCGGCGGCGTTGTGTCGTCGATTGGTAAAGGTATTGTGGCAGCATCGCTAGGACGCTTATTGAAAAATCGTGGATTAAAGGTAACGATTCAAAAATTTGATCCTTATATCAATGTCGATCCTGGTACGATGAGTCCTTACCAACATGGAGAAGTTTTTGTAACAGATGACGGGGCAGAAACGGATTTAGACCTTGGTCACTATGAACGTTTTATCGATATTAACTTAAATAAGTATTCCAATGTAACAACCGGTAAAATTTATTCTGAAGTTTTGCGTAAAGAACGCAAAGGAGAATATTTGGGCGCAACTGTTCAAGTAATTCCACACATCACGAATGAAATTAAAGAAAAAATCATGCGGGCTGCAAAATTAACCGATTCTGATGTCATTATCACAGAAGTCGGCGGAACAGTTGGTGATATTGAATCATTACCATTTTTAGAAGCATTGCGCCAAATGAAAGCTGACGTGGGTTCAGATAATGTGATGTACATTCACACGACGTTGATTCCATACTTAAAAGCAGCTGGGGAAATGAAAACTAAACCAACACAACATAGCGTAAAAGAATTACGTGGTTTAGGTATTCAACCAAATATCTTAGTAGTTCGGACAGAACAGCCTGTTTCACAAAGCACGAAAAATAAATTAGCGCAATTTTGTGACGTGGCACCAGAAGCGGTCATCGAATCTCGGGACGTGGAAACATTGTATTCCATTCCATTAGCATTGCAAGCACAAAAAATGGATCAAATTGTTTGTGAGCACTTGAAATTAGATGTACCAGAAGCAGATATGACTGAATGGCAAGCGTTGGAAGAAAAAGTACTCAACTTGAAGAAAACCACCCGAATTGCCTTAGTTGGTAAATATGTTGAATTACCAGATGCATACATTTCAGTAGTAGAAGCATTAAAACACGCTGGTTTTGCATTTGATTCTGATATTGCTATTGATTGGATTCAATCAGCTGATGTGAATAAAGACAATGTAGCAGAAGTGTTAAAAGATGCTGATGGTATTTTGGTTCCTGGTGGTTTTGGCGATCGTGGAGTAGAAGGTAAAATTGAAGCGATTCGTTATGCCAGAGAAAATGATGTCCCATTTTTAGGTATTTGTTTAGGCATGCAAATGGCTTGTGTGGAGTTTGCCAGAAATGTAGTGGGCTTAAAAGATGCTAATTCAGCTGAAACAAATCCTGATACACCAAACAATATTATTGACCTAATGGCAGATCAAGAAAATATTGAAAACATGGGGGGGACATTGCGCCTTGGTTTGTATCCATGTAAGTTGAAAAAAGGAACAAAAACAGCAGCTGCTTATAACGATGCCGAAGTTGTACAAGAACGTCACCGTCATCGCTATGAATTTAACAATAAATACCGGGAAATGTTTGAAGCAGAAGGCTTAGTCTTCTCAGGTGTTTCGCCAGATAATCGACTAGTAGAAATCGTGGAACTACCAGACAAGAAGTTCTTTGTTGGTTGCCAATTCCATCCAGAATTAATTTCTCGACCAACACGCCCACAACAACTAATTAAAGCCTTTGTTGGTGCTGCGTTAGAAAACCAATAG
- a CDS encoding YxeA family protein, with translation MKKIIFTALPFLLASGGIFYWYHDNYGTNDYYTKINQAGTRTYIGEGAGHKVYKYRYKLASFNAYGEELDIDFNSRKDHPMKKDAYLIVHVNHKKGVMGWEEIAKSQLPKKAENHLN, from the coding sequence ATGAAAAAAATTATTTTTACTGCCCTCCCATTTTTGTTAGCTAGTGGCGGGATATTTTATTGGTACCATGATAACTACGGAACCAATGATTATTACACAAAAATTAACCAAGCTGGAACACGTACGTATATCGGTGAAGGAGCTGGACATAAGGTCTATAAATATCGTTACAAATTAGCCAGTTTTAATGCTTATGGCGAAGAATTAGACATTGATTTCAACTCGAGAAAAGACCATCCCATGAAAAAAGATGCTTACCTGATTGTTCATGTAAATCATAAAAAAGGTGTTATGGGTTGGGAAGAAATCGCGAAAAGTCAACTACCTAAAAAAGCTGAAAATCACTTAAACTAA
- the pflA gene encoding pyruvate formate-lyase-activating protein, giving the protein MTVTGRIHSTESFGSVDGPGIRFIVFTQGCRMRCEFCHNPDTWKIGSGKERTADDVLEEALKYKEFWGEKGGITVSGGEPLLQLDFLIDLFKKAKAAGVHTTIDTCGQPFTREEPFFSKFNTLMEYTDLLLFDIKHIDNDAHKKLTKQANTPILEMAKYLSEINKPVWIRHVLVPYRSDYDAYLIRLDSFIKTLQNVDKVEILPYHTMGKYKWQELGLKYPLEGIEPPTRQRVENAQALLHVADYSGYKKETLLVV; this is encoded by the coding sequence ATGACTGTGACAGGTCGTATTCATTCAACCGAAAGTTTTGGTTCCGTCGATGGACCAGGCATTCGCTTTATCGTTTTTACCCAAGGCTGTCGGATGCGGTGTGAGTTTTGCCATAATCCGGATACTTGGAAAATTGGCAGTGGTAAAGAGCGTACAGCAGATGATGTTTTAGAAGAAGCCTTAAAATATAAAGAATTTTGGGGAGAAAAAGGCGGGATCACAGTAAGTGGTGGAGAACCGTTGTTACAACTTGATTTTTTAATTGATTTGTTCAAAAAAGCCAAAGCGGCTGGGGTTCATACGACCATTGATACCTGTGGGCAACCGTTTACCAGAGAAGAACCTTTCTTTTCAAAATTCAATACTTTAATGGAATATACGGATTTATTGTTGTTTGATATTAAACATATCGACAATGACGCCCATAAAAAACTGACCAAACAAGCCAATACCCCTATTTTGGAAATGGCCAAATATTTATCTGAAATAAATAAACCGGTCTGGATTCGTCACGTATTGGTTCCTTATCGCAGTGACTATGATGCGTATTTGATCCGCTTAGATAGCTTTATTAAGACGTTGCAAAATGTCGATAAGGTTGAGATTTTACCCTACCACACGATGGGCAAGTACAAGTGGCAAGAATTGGGTTTAAAATATCCATTAGAAGGAATTGAACCACCGACGCGCCAAAGAGTGGAAAATGCTCAAGCATTATTACATGTTGCAGATTACAGTGGCTATAAAAAAGAAACACTGCTGGTGGTTTAA
- the pflB gene encoding formate C-acetyltransferase, giving the protein MQKTVDLQTNAWQGFKGKQWQGEINVRDFIQANYTQFDGTDEFLAGPTEATTKLWDQVMELNKQERDNGGVLDMDTKVVSTITSHGPGYLNKDLETVVGFQTDKPFKRGLQPFGGVRMSEQAAEEYGFEIDPEISHIFRDYRKTHNQGVFDAYTPEMRAARRSGVITGLPDAYGRGRIIGDYRRIALYGVDFLIKEKQKDLANCGNGTMSEDIIRQREELSEQIRALAELKELGNIYGFDISQPATNAKEAFQWLYLGYLAAIKEQNGAAMSLGRTSTFLDIYVERDLENGVITEEEAQEIVDHFVMKLRLVKFARTPEYNALFSGDPTWVTESIGGVGEDGRHMVTKNSFRFLHTLANLGPAPEPNLTVLWSTRLPHNFKTFCAKMSIQTSAIQYENDDVMRPHWGDDYGIACCVSAMRIGKQMQFFGARANLAKTLLYAINGGVDEKSKAQVGPKYQPITSEYLEYDEVLAKYDAMMDWITELYLNTLNIIHYMHDKYSYERIEMALQDTDILRTMATGIAGFSVAVDSLSAIKYAKVKTVRDENGIVEDYVIEGDYPKYGNNDDRVDEIAVNLLKTFMTKVKRNKTYRDAKHTTSILTITSNVVYGKKTGNTPDGRRAGQPFAPGANPMHGRDTHGALASLSSVAKIPYDYSLDGISNTFSIVPKALGRDEATQEENLATMLDGYATKGGHHLNINVFNRDTLLDAQAHPEKYPQLTIRVSGYAVNFIKLTKEQQDDVIARTMHESM; this is encoded by the coding sequence ATGCAAAAGACAGTAGATTTACAGACAAACGCTTGGCAAGGATTTAAAGGAAAACAATGGCAAGGAGAAATTAACGTACGTGATTTTATCCAAGCAAACTACACACAATTTGACGGCACAGATGAATTTCTAGCTGGCCCAACAGAAGCTACCACAAAACTTTGGGATCAAGTAATGGAATTAAACAAACAAGAACGCGACAACGGTGGCGTTTTAGACATGGACACAAAAGTCGTTTCAACGATTACTTCTCATGGTCCTGGTTATTTAAATAAAGATTTAGAAACAGTGGTTGGTTTCCAAACAGACAAACCTTTCAAACGTGGTTTACAACCATTTGGTGGAGTTCGTATGTCTGAACAAGCCGCTGAAGAATACGGTTTTGAAATCGATCCTGAAATTTCACATATCTTCCGCGACTACCGCAAAACCCATAACCAAGGGGTCTTTGATGCATATACACCAGAAATGCGCGCAGCACGCCGTTCAGGCGTCATTACTGGTTTACCAGATGCCTATGGTCGTGGCCGTATTATCGGCGACTACCGTCGGATTGCGTTATACGGGGTAGACTTTTTAATTAAAGAAAAACAAAAAGATTTAGCCAACTGTGGAAACGGTACAATGTCAGAAGACATCATCCGTCAACGGGAAGAATTAAGTGAACAAATTCGTGCGTTAGCTGAATTAAAAGAATTAGGTAACATTTACGGTTTTGATATTTCACAACCTGCGACAAACGCAAAAGAAGCTTTCCAATGGTTATACTTAGGCTACTTAGCTGCAATCAAAGAACAAAATGGTGCAGCAATGTCATTGGGTCGGACATCGACTTTCTTAGACATTTATGTGGAACGCGACTTAGAAAACGGCGTGATTACAGAAGAAGAAGCACAAGAAATCGTGGATCATTTCGTTATGAAATTACGTCTTGTAAAATTCGCTCGGACACCTGAATACAATGCCCTATTTTCTGGGGATCCAACATGGGTAACAGAATCAATCGGTGGTGTGGGTGAAGACGGACGTCACATGGTAACAAAAAACAGCTTCCGTTTCTTACACACATTAGCAAACTTAGGTCCTGCGCCAGAACCAAACTTGACAGTTTTATGGTCAACACGTTTACCACACAACTTCAAAACTTTCTGTGCGAAAATGAGTATCCAAACATCTGCGATTCAATATGAAAACGATGATGTGATGCGTCCTCATTGGGGCGATGACTACGGAATCGCTTGTTGTGTATCGGCAATGCGCATTGGGAAACAAATGCAATTTTTCGGTGCTCGTGCAAACTTAGCGAAAACCTTGTTATACGCAATTAACGGTGGGGTTGATGAAAAATCAAAAGCACAAGTAGGACCAAAATATCAACCAATCACTTCTGAATATCTAGAATACGATGAAGTTTTAGCCAAATATGATGCCATGATGGACTGGATTACAGAATTGTACTTGAATACATTAAACATCATTCACTACATGCACGATAAATATTCTTACGAACGGATTGAAATGGCATTACAAGATACAGATATCCTACGCACAATGGCAACTGGTATTGCTGGTTTCTCTGTTGCAGTTGACTCATTATCTGCCATTAAATATGCCAAAGTGAAAACAGTTCGTGATGAAAATGGAATCGTAGAAGACTACGTGATTGAAGGCGACTATCCTAAATACGGCAATAACGATGATCGCGTGGATGAAATCGCGGTGAACTTATTGAAAACCTTCATGACGAAAGTAAAACGTAACAAAACTTACCGTGATGCAAAACACACCACATCTATTCTTACAATCACATCCAATGTGGTTTATGGGAAGAAAACAGGGAATACACCAGACGGACGTCGTGCGGGCCAACCATTTGCGCCAGGGGCTAACCCAATGCATGGACGCGACACACATGGTGCGTTAGCAAGCTTGTCTTCAGTTGCGAAAATTCCTTACGACTATTCATTAGATGGTATTTCAAATACGTTTTCTATCGTACCAAAAGCCTTAGGTCGTGACGAAGCAACCCAAGAAGAAAACTTAGCAACCATGTTAGACGGATATGCAACAAAAGGTGGTCACCACTTGAACATTAACGTCTTCAACCGGGATACCTTGTTAGATGCGCAAGCACACCCAGAAAAATACCCACAATTAACAATTCGGGTATCTGGTTATGCCGTAAACTTCATTAAGTTAACGAAAGAACAACAAGATGACGTTATTGCACGGACAATGCACGAATCTATGTAA
- the lrgB gene encoding antiholin-like protein LrgB produces MTPYVGIIISLVVFGIGTFLFKKSKGFFLFTPLFVAMILGVIVLEITGISYDDYNEGGKIIMFFLEPATIAFAIPLYKKRDILKKYFMEIMVAITIGSVVSAGSVVLAGYIIKMHPQLIASLLPQAATTAIAVPVATSVGGIASIAAFSVIFNGVLVYALGAIALKWFKVKNPIAKGLALGAAGHALGVAVSMEMGETETAMASISVVVVGITTAVVVPIVASVMGII; encoded by the coding sequence ATGACACCATATGTTGGTATTATCATTTCTCTAGTCGTTTTTGGTATCGGTACATTTTTATTTAAAAAAAGCAAAGGCTTCTTCTTATTTACTCCGTTGTTTGTCGCGATGATATTAGGTGTTATAGTTTTAGAAATCACAGGTATCAGCTATGACGACTACAATGAAGGTGGCAAAATTATCATGTTCTTTTTAGAACCTGCCACAATCGCCTTTGCCATTCCCTTATATAAAAAACGCGATATCTTAAAAAAATACTTTATGGAAATTATGGTAGCCATTACAATTGGTTCGGTCGTTTCAGCCGGTTCTGTGGTTTTAGCTGGTTACATAATTAAGATGCATCCCCAACTCATTGCCTCTTTACTTCCCCAAGCGGCAACAACAGCAATTGCGGTTCCTGTTGCTACTTCAGTTGGTGGTATCGCTTCTATCGCAGCTTTTTCGGTTATCTTTAATGGTGTTTTAGTTTATGCATTAGGTGCTATTGCTTTGAAATGGTTTAAAGTTAAAAATCCAATTGCTAAAGGCTTAGCACTCGGCGCGGCGGGTCATGCTTTAGGGGTTGCCGTTAGTATGGAGATGGGGGAAACAGAAACAGCGATGGCAAGTATTTCCGTTGTCGTTGTCGGAATTACAACAGCCGTGGTAGTTCCAATTGTCGCAAGTGTAATGGGAATTATTTAA
- the lrgA gene encoding antiholin-like murein hydrolase modulator LrgA codes for MEKKVYSFLQQAFVFALIMLISNGIAKVLPLAIPPSLIGMLLLFGALCTGIVKLEQIEGLANSLSSVITFLFVPSGISLVNSLGIMKSSGIQILVVILIATLALMAATGWGSSLLLGIKDRHAQADEEKSLNKGLKEVS; via the coding sequence ATGGAAAAAAAAGTTTATTCATTCTTACAACAGGCTTTCGTATTTGCACTAATTATGCTCATTTCAAATGGTATTGCTAAAGTATTACCTCTTGCAATTCCACCTTCATTAATCGGGATGCTACTTTTATTTGGTGCTTTATGTACGGGCATTGTTAAATTGGAGCAAATTGAAGGATTAGCTAACAGCTTATCAAGTGTGATTACTTTCTTATTTGTGCCATCAGGTATTTCGCTTGTTAATTCATTAGGGATTATGAAAAGCTCTGGCATCCAAATTCTAGTGGTTATTCTCATTGCAACTTTAGCTTTAATGGCAGCGACAGGTTGGGGCTCAAGTTTATTATTGGGTATTAAAGATCGCCATGCACAAGCAGATGAAGAAAAATCACTTAACAAAGGTTTAAAGGAGGTTTCTTAA
- a CDS encoding LytR/AlgR family response regulator transcription factor: protein MHVLLVDDEPLAREELNYLVSQHPAVTSVAQAESVLEAMTKMMEQKPDILFLDIHLTDESGFELAEKLVALSDPPYLVFATAYDDYALQAFQVNASDYLLKPFEEKRVMEIIDKAKKQVNKNQRTTTKNLEQFSTFPIHSDDRIFLINPETVQMVSVDERSLSIFTDEKQYVTTGTLSGIEQKLPPALFIKTQRSFIINVTKVKEIQPWFNHTLQVTMENGEKVPVSRSYLKAFKERLNLE from the coding sequence ATGCATGTGCTTTTAGTTGATGATGAACCCTTAGCAAGAGAAGAGTTAAATTATTTGGTCAGTCAACATCCTGCTGTGACCAGTGTGGCGCAGGCAGAAAGTGTGTTAGAGGCGATGACTAAAATGATGGAACAAAAACCAGATATTCTATTTTTAGATATTCATTTAACTGATGAAAGTGGTTTTGAATTAGCAGAAAAACTCGTCGCCCTCAGTGATCCACCTTACTTGGTTTTTGCCACAGCCTATGATGATTACGCATTGCAGGCGTTTCAAGTCAACGCAAGTGACTATTTATTAAAGCCCTTTGAAGAAAAAAGAGTGATGGAAATTATTGATAAAGCAAAAAAACAGGTGAATAAAAACCAAAGAACAACAACTAAAAACTTAGAACAATTTTCAACGTTTCCCATTCATAGCGACGATCGTATTTTTTTAATTAATCCTGAAACGGTTCAAATGGTTTCAGTGGATGAACGCAGTCTCAGCATTTTTACCGATGAAAAACAGTACGTGACAACAGGAACCTTAAGTGGGATTGAACAAAAATTACCGCCAGCCCTTTTTATTAAAACGCAGCGTAGTTTTATTATTAATGTGACAAAGGTAAAGGAAATCCAGCCTTGGTTTAATCATACATTGCAAGTTACGATGGAAAATGGGGAAAAAGTTCCTGTTAGCCGCTCCTATTTAAAAGCGTTTAAAGAGCGGTTAAACTTAGAATAA